One window of Entelurus aequoreus isolate RoL-2023_Sb linkage group LG06, RoL_Eaeq_v1.1, whole genome shotgun sequence genomic DNA carries:
- the LOC133651425 gene encoding rRNA methyltransferase 2, mitochondrial-like: protein MFTSPIQRRLIHLTWRHPKKKSPAEKRWLVRQSNDPYVKASHAGNFRCRSAFKLLEIDDKFRLLQPGCSVVDCGAAPGAWSQVAVHRVNAAGTDSKLPCGTVLGIDLQNMHALDGAHFLSSHDVTDPATHAKLSRLLPGGQAHLLLSDMAPNASGFRDLDHERVVTLCFSLLDLAEKILRPGGSLLCKYWDGSLAGGLQDKLSLAFGSVQSLKPNASRKDSAERYFLARKYSKVKG from the exons ATGTTTACAAGTCCCATACAGCGAAGACTGATCCACCTGACGTGGCGTCACCCGAAGAAGAAAAGTCCCGCGGAAAAAAGGTGGCTCGTCCGCCAGTCGAACGACCCCTACGTCAAAGCTTCGCACGCCGGGAACTTTCGCTGCCGGAGCGCCTTCAAATTGCTGGAGATCGACGACAAGTTCCGGCTCCTTCAGCCGGGATGCAGCGTGGTGGACTGCGGTGCTGCGCCCGGAGCCTGGAGCCAGGTGGCGGTTCATAGGGTCAACGCGGCAGGGACAG ATTCAAAGTTACCCTGTGGTACGGTCCTCGGCATTGACCTCCAAAACATGCACGCTCTGGATGGCGCCCACTTCCTGTCCAGCCACGACGTCACCGACCCCGCCACGCACGCCAAGCTCTCCCGCCTGCTCCCCGGGGGCCAGGCTCATCTCCTCCTCAGTGACATGGCCCCCAACGCCAGCGGCTTCCGGGACCTGGACCACGAGAGAGTCGTCACGCTGTGCTTTTCTCTCCTGGACTTGGCCGAGAAGATCCTGCGGCCTGGAGGTTCTCTCCTGTGCAAGTACTGGGACGGGTCCCTGGCCGGTGGACTCCAGGATAAACTCTCGCTTGCGTTTGGTAGCGTACAGAGTTTAAAGCCAAACGCAAGCCGGAAGGACTCTGCGGAGAGGTATTTCCTCGCCAGGAAGTACAGTAAAGTTAAGGGATAG
- the LOC133651805 gene encoding oxidized purine nucleoside triphosphate hydrolase-like, which yields MTSTDINTTDRMQSSKVLTLVMVVQPGRVLLGMKKRGFAAGRWNGFGGKVEDGETIEEGARRELLEESGLTVDALEKVGNIKFEFVGETQLLDVHIFRADSYNGEPIETEEMRPQWFDWDKIPYSQMWPDDIMWFPMLLQKKKFSGYMLFQGHDVILSHKLEEVDEL from the exons ATGACTTCGACGGATATTAACACAACAG ATAGGATGCAGAGTTCCAAGGTGTTGACCCTGGTGATGGTGGTCCAGCCTGGCAGGGTCCTGCTGGGCATGAAGAAGCGAGGATTCGCCGCTGGGAGGTGGAACGGTTTTGGAGGCAAGGTTGAAGATGGAGAAACTATTGAGGAAGGAGCAAGGAG AGAACTCCTTGAAGAAAGTGGCCTCACAGTGGATGCTCTCGAAAAGGTGGGAAATATAAAGTTTGAATTTGTCGGAGAGACGCAGCTGCTGGACGTTCATATTTTTAGAGCGGACTCGTACAACGGAGAACCAATTGAAACCGAAG AAATGAGACCCCAGTGGTTCGACTGGGACAAAATCCCCTACAGCCAAATGTGGCCCGACGACATCATGTGGTTCCCCATGCTGCTGCAGAAGAAGAAGTTTTCTGGCTACATGCTCTTCCAGGGCCATGACGTGATCCTCAGCCACAAGCTGGAGGAGGTGGACGAGCTGTGA